A genomic region of Streptococcus suis contains the following coding sequences:
- a CDS encoding ABC transporter substrate-binding protein/permease encodes MKKKLLMLLASILPVFFIFTGVKADDTIDVVFDNAYAPFEFKDSDQIYKGLDVDIINEVAKRSGWTMNQSFPGFDAAVNAVQAGSADALMAGTTITEARKKVFTFSDPYFDTKIVIATTKANTISSYKDLKGKTVGVKNGTAAQNFLEENKDKYGYNVKTFDTGDLMYNSLSAGAVDAVMDDEAVIQYAIQQGQDLSIDIDGEAIGSFGFSVKKGSQYEYLVEDFNKALAEMKKDGTYETIMNKWLGASTTSTESADYSSRLSLTGNASAKATPVKSSYTIVADSSFAPFEYQDESGNYVGIDMELIKAIAEQQGFTITIQNPGFDAALNAVQAGQADAVIAGMSITDARKEIFDFSNAYYTSNILLAVKNGSDIASYEDLKGKTVGAKNGTASYSFLEENKAKYGYTLKAFDEASSMYDSLNSGSIDALMDDEAVLLYAIQQGRDFATPIPGEKSGEYGFAVKKGANPELIEMFNNGLAALVESGKYDEILNKYFNSTEEASATTSTVDETTIVGLLKNNYGQLLSGLGITIGLALLSFAIAIVIGIIFGMFAVSPVKALRVTSSVFVDVVRGIPLMIVAAFIFWGIPNLIESITGQQSPINDFVAGTIALSLNSGAYIAEIVRGGIQAVPAGQMEASRSLGISYGTTMRKIILPQAGKIMLPNFINQFVITLKDTTIISAIGLVELFQAGKIIIARNYQSFRMYAILAIIYLVVITLLTRLARKLEKGGK; translated from the coding sequence ATGAAGAAAAAACTACTCATGTTATTGGCAAGCATTCTGCCAGTATTCTTTATTTTTACTGGCGTTAAAGCTGACGATACTATTGATGTCGTATTTGACAATGCTTACGCCCCATTCGAGTTTAAAGACTCAGATCAAATTTATAAAGGATTAGATGTTGACATCATCAACGAAGTAGCCAAGCGCTCAGGTTGGACCATGAATCAAAGCTTCCCAGGATTTGATGCAGCTGTCAACGCTGTACAGGCTGGATCTGCGGACGCCCTAATGGCAGGTACAACTATCACCGAAGCGCGTAAGAAAGTATTTACTTTCTCAGACCCTTACTTCGACACCAAAATCGTTATCGCTACCACAAAGGCAAATACCATCTCTTCATATAAGGACCTTAAAGGCAAGACTGTCGGTGTCAAAAACGGTACCGCAGCCCAAAACTTCCTAGAAGAAAACAAAGACAAGTACGGATACAACGTAAAAACTTTTGATACTGGCGATTTGATGTATAATAGCCTTTCTGCTGGTGCTGTTGATGCTGTAATGGACGACGAAGCGGTTATTCAGTACGCTATTCAACAAGGTCAAGATCTAAGCATTGATATTGACGGCGAAGCCATCGGTTCATTCGGTTTCTCTGTCAAAAAAGGTAGCCAATATGAATATCTTGTTGAAGACTTTAACAAAGCTTTAGCTGAGATGAAAAAGGATGGTACCTACGAAACAATCATGAACAAATGGTTGGGAGCTTCTACCACTTCTACCGAAAGTGCCGACTACTCATCTCGTTTAAGCTTAACAGGAAACGCATCAGCTAAAGCAACACCTGTCAAATCAAGCTATACAATTGTGGCAGATTCTTCTTTTGCTCCATTTGAATACCAAGATGAATCAGGTAACTATGTCGGGATTGACATGGAATTAATCAAGGCAATCGCTGAACAACAAGGATTTACTATTACCATTCAAAACCCTGGTTTCGATGCTGCACTAAATGCTGTTCAAGCTGGACAAGCTGATGCAGTTATTGCAGGTATGTCTATCACAGATGCTCGTAAGGAAATCTTCGACTTCTCAAACGCCTACTATACTTCAAACATCCTATTAGCTGTTAAAAATGGTAGTGACATCGCTTCTTACGAAGACTTAAAAGGGAAAACTGTTGGGGCTAAAAACGGTACTGCTTCATATAGCTTCTTAGAAGAAAACAAGGCAAAATATGGTTACACCCTAAAAGCCTTCGACGAAGCTTCAAGTATGTATGACAGTTTAAACTCTGGTTCTATCGATGCTCTTATGGATGACGAAGCCGTTCTTCTATATGCCATCCAACAAGGTCGCGACTTTGCAACACCAATCCCTGGCGAAAAATCAGGTGAATACGGATTTGCCGTTAAAAAAGGTGCCAACCCAGAATTGATTGAAATGTTTAACAACGGCTTAGCTGCCCTAGTTGAATCAGGCAAGTATGATGAAATCCTTAATAAGTATTTCAACTCAACTGAAGAAGCAAGCGCAACAACTTCAACTGTTGATGAGACAACGATTGTTGGTCTTTTGAAAAACAACTACGGTCAGTTGCTCTCAGGTCTTGGTATCACAATTGGACTTGCCCTTCTATCATTTGCTATTGCAATTGTCATCGGTATTATCTTCGGTATGTTTGCAGTCAGCCCAGTTAAAGCACTCCGTGTTACTTCATCTGTTTTTGTAGATGTTGTTCGTGGTATTCCGCTCATGATTGTCGCTGCATTCATCTTCTGGGGTATTCCAAACTTAATCGAGTCGATCACTGGTCAACAATCTCCAATCAATGACTTTGTCGCTGGTACGATTGCCCTATCCCTCAACTCTGGTGCCTATATTGCTGAGATTGTTCGTGGTGGTATTCAGGCAGTTCCAGCTGGTCAGATGGAAGCATCTCGCAGTTTGGGTATTTCCTACGGAACAACCATGCGTAAGATTATCCTACCTCAAGCTGGTAAAATTATGTTGCCTAACTTTATCAACCAGTTTGTTATTACTCTGAAAGATACTACTATCATTTCTGCGATTGGTTTGGTAGAACTCTTCCAAGCAGGTAAAATCATTATTGCACGTAACTACCAATCCTTCCGTATGTATGCAATTCTTGCCATCATTTACTTGGTAGTTATCACACTCTTGACTCGCTTAGCACGCAAACTCGAAAAAGGAGGCAAATAA
- a CDS encoding helix-turn-helix domain-containing protein, which translates to MILGDILKEYRSKNKLSMDKFAELSGLTKGYISMLEKNQHPKTKKALLPTMDTLEKVAKGMAISVGELIEQLDSNQDIALTITPSQFKLFQQPIHPEVQTLDNELKGDFHARWLTFGQEQLAAMQTASVTPSASILHLDDYRERIELPVPGKVSAGTGYWQDTDMNNLVSFYNDEIPNNQSYDTIAQVVGDSMAPHIKDGDYLFIRLTPHIPLNTIGIFSVNGENFVKKFKGDYLQSLNSDYDDIYFSPEDDIRPIGQVVDIYSPD; encoded by the coding sequence ATGATTTTAGGTGATATTTTAAAAGAATACCGAAGCAAGAATAAATTATCAATGGATAAATTCGCTGAATTATCTGGTTTAACAAAAGGCTATATTTCTATGTTGGAAAAGAACCAGCATCCCAAAACCAAAAAAGCTCTCCTGCCAACGATGGATACACTAGAAAAAGTCGCTAAGGGCATGGCTATATCGGTTGGTGAGCTAATCGAGCAACTAGATTCCAATCAGGATATAGCTTTAACGATTACTCCTTCCCAATTTAAACTCTTTCAACAGCCTATTCATCCAGAGGTTCAAACCTTGGACAATGAATTAAAAGGTGATTTCCATGCACGATGGTTAACTTTTGGTCAAGAACAGTTAGCAGCTATGCAAACTGCCTCAGTTACTCCTTCTGCTTCTATTCTTCACTTGGATGACTACCGGGAGCGAATCGAATTACCTGTTCCTGGTAAGGTTTCTGCCGGTACAGGTTACTGGCAGGATACAGATATGAACAATCTTGTATCGTTCTATAACGATGAGATTCCGAATAACCAATCTTATGATACAATCGCTCAGGTTGTGGGAGATTCTATGGCTCCGCATATCAAGGATGGAGACTATCTCTTCATTCGCCTAACTCCTCATATTCCTCTAAATACGATTGGAATTTTTTCAGTCAATGGCGAAAATTTTGTTAAAAAGTTCAAAGGTGACTATTTGCAATCACTCAATTCTGACTATGATGACATCTATTTTAGCCCAGAAGACGATATTCGACCTATTGGTCAAGTTGTAGATATTTATAGTCCAGATTGA
- a CDS encoding ATP-binding cassette domain-containing protein yields the protein MLLTTQHLTLDHQKDLRNLVHDLNLIVNPGDKIAIIGEEGNGKSSLLLTLMDSTLVADYLLISGSIHRYFHSPVYIPQSLSLEMAELTLNDYFFGDIESNIDYGLLYLYADQLQFDSERFASQQLIGSLSGGEKLKIQLIKSLATPSDIIFLDEPSNDLDLDTLLWLENYIITSPKTILFVSHDEDFLSRTATKIIHLESVKKKTLAQTKVENLDYQDYALRRQQAYKKQVQQARNDKKEFDKAMNKHLRQKSQVRNTLLNTHDATMGRLIAKKMKNVLSREKRYERMKKNLTEVPFHEDAIALFFSDISPLPARKQVLHLENFQLNVEERQLVSNIHFNLNGQEKIGIIGKNGIGISSFLKLIYQELRQRADINLGYMPQRYSEVLDESKTPLDFLFENGNREQEQLILTHLASLQFTRQEVQHRICELSGGQKAKLLLLKMVLEQANFLLLDEPSRNFSPTSQPYIRQLFADYPGGLVCVSHDRRFLKEVCQRIYRLTETGLEELQ from the coding sequence ATGCTACTAACCACTCAACACCTAACCCTCGACCATCAAAAAGATTTGAGAAATCTGGTTCATGACCTAAACCTCATTGTTAACCCTGGCGATAAAATAGCCATCATCGGCGAAGAAGGAAATGGAAAATCCAGTCTATTACTCACCTTGATGGATTCAACTCTTGTCGCCGACTACCTGCTCATATCAGGCAGCATTCACCGATATTTTCACTCGCCAGTCTACATTCCCCAAAGTCTTTCACTGGAAATGGCAGAGCTAACCTTGAACGACTACTTCTTTGGAGATATAGAGAGCAATATTGATTACGGCCTACTCTACCTCTATGCTGACCAGCTCCAGTTTGACAGTGAGCGATTTGCCAGTCAACAATTGATTGGAAGCCTGTCAGGTGGCGAAAAATTAAAAATTCAGTTAATCAAATCTCTAGCAACTCCATCTGATATTATTTTTCTGGATGAGCCGTCCAATGACTTGGATTTAGATACCTTACTTTGGCTTGAAAACTATATCATCACGAGCCCAAAGACCATCCTATTTGTTTCTCACGATGAAGACTTTCTTAGCAGAACAGCTACAAAAATCATTCACCTAGAATCAGTAAAAAAGAAAACACTTGCTCAGACCAAGGTTGAAAATCTTGACTACCAAGATTACGCATTGAGACGCCAACAAGCCTATAAGAAGCAAGTCCAACAAGCTCGGAACGACAAAAAAGAATTTGACAAAGCCATGAACAAGCATCTACGACAAAAATCACAGGTGCGCAATACCTTGCTCAATACACATGATGCTACTATGGGACGCCTCATTGCCAAGAAGATGAAGAATGTCTTATCACGTGAAAAACGCTATGAAAGAATGAAGAAAAATCTCACAGAAGTACCTTTTCATGAAGATGCCATTGCCCTCTTCTTCTCGGACATTTCACCACTACCAGCTAGAAAGCAAGTGCTTCACTTAGAAAACTTCCAATTGAACGTTGAAGAACGACAATTAGTTAGCAATATCCATTTCAACTTAAATGGACAAGAGAAAATTGGCATCATTGGAAAAAATGGAATTGGTATATCCAGTTTTCTAAAGCTAATCTATCAAGAACTCAGGCAACGAGCAGATATAAACTTGGGATACATGCCCCAGCGCTATTCAGAAGTCCTTGATGAGTCTAAAACTCCACTTGATTTTTTATTTGAAAATGGCAATCGTGAGCAGGAACAACTCATCTTAACACATCTAGCCAGTCTGCAGTTTACACGACAAGAAGTTCAACACAGGATCTGTGAACTTTCAGGGGGACAAAAAGCCAAGTTACTCTTGTTAAAAATGGTTCTTGAACAAGCCAATTTTCTCTTGTTAGATGAACCCAGTCGAAACTTCTCTCCTACTTCTCAGCCATATATTCGTCAACTATTTGCCGATTATCCAGGTGGCTTGGTATGTGTATCACACGACAGACGTTTTTTGAAAGAAGTTTGTCAAAGAATCTACCGACTAACTGAGACTGGACTGGAAGAACTACAATAA
- a CDS encoding PaaI family thioesterase: MKVLDKLNLQPITVLDDYQATMLNEKEVLLTTTVTEKSLNPYGIAHGGFLFTLADSVAGLTTVARGAYSVTLQSNIHYMKAANLGDTLSVTGSCTHDGSRTKVVEVKIENQDKQLLASASFTMFVTGKVE, from the coding sequence ATGAAAGTGTTAGATAAATTAAACTTACAACCGATTACGGTTTTAGATGACTATCAAGCTACAATGCTCAATGAGAAAGAGGTGCTACTGACTACTACGGTGACGGAAAAATCTCTCAATCCATACGGCATAGCACATGGAGGCTTTCTTTTCACATTGGCAGATTCAGTTGCAGGTCTGACAACGGTAGCAAGGGGGGCTTATTCTGTTACCCTACAGTCCAATATCCATTATATGAAGGCAGCTAATCTTGGTGATACCTTATCCGTCACTGGTTCTTGCACACATGATGGAAGCAGGACAAAGGTCGTCGAAGTTAAGATAGAAAACCAAGATAAACAGCTACTTGCTTCAGCAAGCTTTACCATGTTTGTAACAGGCAAAGTAGAATAA
- a CDS encoding ABC transporter ATP-binding protein: MGQSSFKELVRLVLQQPLRMSLMLVGTLVQVLLTVYLPILIGQAVDAVLIADGQVLLGIIGKMVMVILLNTLVQWYLPLVTNRLVYGMVADLREQVYVKLHQMPLSYLDRHSVGDLVARFSSDSEQLTNGLLMIFNQFFIGILTIFLTIFTMARLDLTMMLLVVALTPVSLLVARYIAKKSYGYYRQQTQVRGKQSQHLEESISQLTLVQSFNAQEQFTKHFQVVNDQYATYSQQAIFASSTVNPSTRFINAIIYALLAGLGALRIMAGNFTVGSLTTFLNYASQYSKPFNDISSVLSELQSALACADRLFAILALDSIDDQAERKIDSEELKGAISFENVSFSYSPDRSLIEHLDIAVKAGQKVAIVGPTGAGKSTMINLLMRFYDVTAGQIALDGVPISQYSRENLRRQIGMVLQETWIKSGTIHDNIAYGYPNATRELVIEAAKAANADFFIRQLPQGYDTVLADGGEALSQGQRQLLSIARVFVKIPKILILDEATSSIDTRTEILVQEAFAKLMEGRTSFIIAHRLSTIQSADLILVMVDGKIVEQGNHRELMKKQGVYYQMQTSQQTEEDESVR; encoded by the coding sequence ATGGGACAATCTAGTTTTAAGGAACTGGTCAGATTGGTTTTACAACAGCCCCTTCGAATGTCCTTGATGTTGGTGGGAACTTTGGTGCAAGTGCTTCTGACAGTTTATCTGCCTATCTTGATTGGTCAGGCAGTCGATGCCGTATTGATAGCGGATGGTCAGGTCTTGCTAGGGATAATTGGCAAAATGGTGATGGTTATCTTGCTTAATACGCTGGTGCAATGGTATCTCCCACTAGTAACCAATCGCTTGGTTTACGGAATGGTGGCCGACTTGCGTGAACAGGTCTATGTGAAGCTGCACCAGATGCCCCTATCTTATCTGGATCGTCATTCAGTTGGTGATTTGGTGGCTCGTTTTTCAAGTGATAGTGAGCAATTAACAAATGGTCTCTTGATGATTTTCAATCAATTTTTCATTGGTATCTTGACTATTTTCCTAACTATTTTCACTATGGCTAGGCTTGACTTGACGATGATGTTGCTGGTTGTGGCATTAACTCCAGTTTCTCTGCTTGTGGCACGCTATATCGCTAAGAAATCCTATGGTTATTATAGACAACAGACTCAGGTACGTGGGAAGCAATCTCAGCATTTGGAAGAGTCCATCAGTCAATTGACACTGGTTCAATCTTTCAATGCTCAAGAGCAATTTACGAAGCATTTTCAAGTTGTGAATGACCAGTATGCGACCTATTCCCAACAGGCTATCTTTGCCTCTTCAACGGTCAATCCAAGCACTCGCTTTATCAATGCTATTATTTATGCCTTACTTGCAGGACTTGGAGCTCTGAGAATTATGGCAGGAAATTTTACAGTGGGGTCTCTGACAACTTTTCTCAATTATGCTAGTCAGTACAGCAAGCCTTTTAATGATATTTCCTCGGTCCTATCGGAATTGCAGAGCGCCTTAGCTTGTGCAGACAGGCTGTTTGCTATCTTGGCTCTAGATAGCATTGACGATCAGGCTGAGCGGAAAATTGATTCAGAGGAGCTGAAGGGAGCTATTTCCTTTGAAAATGTGTCTTTTTCCTATAGTCCTGATCGTTCTCTGATTGAACATCTGGATATTGCTGTCAAAGCTGGCCAAAAGGTAGCCATTGTTGGACCTACTGGTGCTGGTAAATCAACCATGATTAACCTGCTTATGCGTTTCTACGATGTAACGGCTGGTCAAATTGCTTTAGACGGGGTTCCGATTAGCCAGTACAGTCGTGAGAATCTTCGCAGACAGATTGGGATGGTTTTACAGGAGACATGGATCAAATCTGGTACCATTCATGATAATATTGCCTATGGCTATCCAAATGCCACGCGGGAATTGGTCATTGAGGCGGCTAAGGCGGCTAATGCAGACTTCTTTATTCGTCAGCTTCCGCAGGGGTACGATACAGTTTTGGCAGATGGAGGTGAAGCCTTATCCCAGGGACAACGTCAGCTTTTGTCTATTGCGCGTGTCTTTGTTAAAATACCTAAAATCCTGATTTTAGATGAGGCGACTTCCTCTATTGATACACGGACAGAAATTTTAGTACAGGAAGCATTTGCCAAATTGATGGAAGGACGGACCAGCTTTATTATTGCTCATCGCCTATCAACCATTCAATCAGCTGACTTGATTTTGGTCATGGTGGACGGAAAAATTGTTGAACAAGGGAATCATAGAGAGTTGATGAAGAAGCAAGGCGTTTATTATCAAATGCAAACAAGTCAGCAGACAGAGGAGGATGAAAGTGTTAGATAA
- a CDS encoding O-acetylhomoserine aminocarboxypropyltransferase/cysteine synthase family protein produces MTREFSFETLQLHAGQEVDSTSKSRAVPIYQTTSYVFEDAQEAEDLFALRKSGNIYTRITNPTVSTFENRVAALEGGIGALATSSGMAAITYTILALAHAGDHIVAATTLYGGTFNLFKETLPRYGITTSFVDIDDFEAVEAAIQDNTKLVFIETLGNPVINIPDLEKLAEIAHNHHIPLVSDNTFATPYLINVFSHGVDIAVHSATKFIGGHGTTIGGVIVDSGKFDWAVSGKFPQFVEEDPSYHNISYTRDIGAAAFIVAVRVQLLRDTGAALSPFNAFLLLQGLETLSLRVERHVSNAEKIVDFLLSHPQVESVNYPSLPDSPYKPLADKYLPKGVGSIFSFQVKGGAEEARKVIDSLEIFSNLANVADAKSLVVHPATTTHAQLAPEDLLAAGVTPNQIRLSIGLENVNDLIEDLQLALDKL; encoded by the coding sequence ATGACTAGAGAATTTTCATTTGAAACCCTTCAACTCCATGCTGGACAAGAAGTTGATTCTACTTCAAAATCACGTGCTGTACCCATCTATCAAACTACTTCCTATGTTTTTGAAGACGCTCAAGAAGCAGAAGATTTATTTGCCTTGCGTAAATCAGGGAATATCTATACTCGTATCACTAATCCGACGGTCTCTACTTTTGAAAATCGTGTGGCAGCTTTAGAAGGTGGTATTGGTGCCTTGGCCACTTCTTCAGGAATGGCAGCTATCACATACACTATTCTAGCATTGGCACATGCTGGCGATCACATTGTGGCGGCAACGACACTCTATGGTGGGACTTTTAACCTATTCAAAGAAACTCTTCCTCGCTATGGTATTACAACAAGCTTTGTAGATATTGATGACTTTGAAGCAGTAGAAGCTGCCATTCAAGATAATACAAAACTTGTATTTATTGAAACCTTGGGAAATCCTGTTATCAATATTCCTGATCTTGAAAAATTGGCAGAAATTGCACACAACCACCACATCCCGCTTGTTTCAGATAATACCTTCGCAACTCCATATTTGATTAATGTATTTTCTCATGGTGTTGATATTGCCGTCCATTCAGCAACCAAGTTTATCGGTGGGCATGGTACGACCATTGGCGGTGTGATTGTCGATAGCGGCAAGTTTGATTGGGCGGTATCTGGTAAGTTTCCGCAATTTGTTGAAGAAGATCCAAGCTATCATAACATTAGTTATACTCGTGATATTGGTGCAGCTGCATTTATTGTAGCAGTTCGTGTACAATTACTTCGTGATACAGGTGCTGCCCTTTCTCCATTCAACGCCTTCTTGCTTTTGCAAGGGTTAGAAACCTTGTCTCTCCGTGTAGAGCGTCATGTATCTAATGCTGAAAAAATTGTTGACTTTTTACTTAGTCATCCTCAGGTAGAGTCGGTCAATTATCCATCACTTCCAGATAGTCCTTATAAGCCTTTGGCGGATAAATACCTGCCTAAGGGAGTTGGCTCTATTTTCTCTTTCCAAGTAAAAGGTGGAGCAGAAGAAGCGCGTAAGGTTATTGATAGTTTGGAAATCTTTTCCAATTTAGCAAACGTCGCGGATGCCAAATCACTAGTAGTTCATCCAGCTACAACCACGCATGCTCAGTTAGCTCCAGAAGATTTACTTGCTGCTGGTGTCACACCAAATCAAATCCGCCTATCCATCGGACTTGAAAATGTCAATGATTTGATTGAGGACTTACAGCTTGCTCTTGATAAACTATAA
- the mutY gene encoding A/G-specific adenine glycosylase has translation MLDLKEYGIEMWPEEKIQAFRKALLDWYDANKRDLPWRRTRDPYAIWVSEIMLQQTRVDTVLPYYERFLHHLPTISDLAQAPEEVILKLWEGLGYYSRVRNMQKAAQQMVEDFDGQFPTTHAVISSLKGIGPYTAGAISSIAFNLPEPAVDGNVMRVLSRLFEVDYDIGLPANRKIFQAMMEILIDPDRPGDFNQALMDLGSDIESPVNPRPQDSPVKAFSAAYLNGTMDKYPIKAPKKKPIPVAYQGFLIRNKDNQFLLEKNNEAGLLSGFWSFPLLEKGAIVDKQVSLFEVAEEVVEPDIRQSFTELYGLTVDWQEQEFDTVQHIFSHRKWQIEMVEGVAETLNLPESKELKWVSVEDFPTYPFAKPQQKMWETFIKEKEK, from the coding sequence ATGTTAGATTTGAAAGAATATGGAATCGAAATGTGGCCGGAGGAAAAGATTCAAGCTTTTCGCAAGGCACTCTTAGATTGGTATGATGCTAATAAACGTGACTTGCCTTGGAGAAGGACAAGGGACCCATATGCTATATGGGTTTCTGAAATCATGCTTCAACAGACAAGAGTAGACACGGTCCTTCCTTATTATGAACGTTTTCTCCATCACTTGCCTACGATTAGTGATTTAGCACAAGCACCAGAGGAGGTCATTCTCAAACTCTGGGAGGGATTGGGCTATTATTCGCGCGTGCGGAATATGCAAAAGGCGGCTCAGCAAATGGTGGAAGATTTTGATGGGCAATTTCCGACCACGCATGCAGTCATTTCAAGCCTAAAGGGCATTGGTCCCTATACTGCTGGAGCAATTTCCAGTATTGCTTTTAATTTGCCAGAACCAGCGGTAGATGGCAATGTGATGCGGGTTCTCAGCCGCTTGTTTGAGGTTGATTATGATATTGGTTTGCCTGCCAATCGCAAGATTTTCCAAGCGATGATGGAAATCTTGATAGATCCTGACAGGCCGGGCGATTTCAACCAAGCCCTGATGGATCTGGGGTCGGATATTGAATCGCCAGTTAATCCACGTCCCCAGGACAGCCCAGTCAAAGCCTTTAGCGCAGCCTACTTAAACGGTACAATGGATAAGTATCCAATCAAAGCACCAAAGAAAAAGCCGATTCCCGTGGCCTACCAGGGATTTCTCATTAGAAATAAAGACAATCAATTTTTATTGGAAAAAAATAATGAAGCAGGTCTTTTATCAGGTTTCTGGTCTTTTCCGCTTTTGGAAAAAGGAGCAATTGTTGACAAACAAGTCTCTCTCTTTGAAGTTGCAGAAGAAGTTGTTGAGCCAGATATTCGGCAGAGCTTTACGGAACTTTATGGTCTGACTGTTGATTGGCAAGAGCAAGAATTTGATACCGTCCAGCACATTTTTAGTCACCGCAAATGGCAGATAGAAATGGTAGAAGGTGTGGCAGAAACACTTAACCTTCCAGAATCAAAAGAATTGAAATGGGTTTCTGTAGAAGATTTTCCTACCTACCCATTTGCTAAGCCGCAACAAAAAATGTGGGAAACCTTCATCAAGGAAAAAGAAAAGTAA
- a CDS encoding GNAT family N-acetyltransferase, with product MAITGIEQADILEIDKQVRLRRYDGQHDFAFEWHQDLELVWLVDGNEEPYTFDRLNRMYGYLATNGECYFIEIFEDEQFIPIGDVTLFADDFAIAIGDKRYWNKGIGTKVLQRMVERARELGFVEILVEEIYDWNLGSRKLFEKCGFEAVKKKEKGWSYKKML from the coding sequence ATGGCAATCACTGGAATTGAGCAAGCAGACATTTTAGAAATAGACAAACAAGTCCGTTTACGTCGGTATGATGGTCAGCATGATTTTGCTTTTGAATGGCACCAAGATCTAGAATTGGTCTGGCTGGTTGATGGAAATGAGGAACCTTATACTTTTGATCGGCTCAATCGTATGTATGGCTATTTGGCAACAAATGGCGAATGTTACTTTATTGAAATTTTTGAAGACGAACAGTTTATCCCAATTGGTGATGTGACGTTGTTTGCAGATGATTTTGCCATTGCCATTGGAGATAAGCGGTATTGGAACAAAGGAATTGGAACCAAGGTATTGCAGCGAATGGTAGAACGTGCAAGGGAGCTTGGCTTTGTAGAAATACTTGTCGAAGAAATTTACGATTGGAATCTTGGTTCACGAAAGCTATTTGAGAAATGTGGTTTTGAAGCAGTAAAGAAGAAAGAGAAAGGTTGGTCTTACAAAAAGATGTTATAG
- a CDS encoding amino acid ABC transporter ATP-binding protein, with amino-acid sequence MAQLKINVHDLHKSYGKNEVLKGITAKFYEGDVVCIIGPSGSGKSTFLRTMNLLETITSGQVTVDGYDLTDPKTDVDAFRSNVGMVFQHFNLFPHMSVLDNITFAPIEHKLMDKSEAEKVGMELLEKVGLADKRDAMPDSLSGGQKQRVAIARALAMNPDIMLFDEPTSALDPEMVGDVLNVMKDLAEQGMTMLIVTHEMGFARKVANRVIFTDGGEFLEDGTPEQIFDNPQHPRLQDFLDKVLNV; translated from the coding sequence ATGGCTCAATTAAAAATCAACGTCCATGACTTACACAAGTCTTACGGAAAAAACGAGGTCCTCAAAGGTATTACTGCTAAGTTCTATGAAGGGGATGTGGTTTGTATCATCGGCCCTTCTGGTTCAGGTAAATCGACCTTCCTTCGTACAATGAACTTACTTGAAACCATTACAAGTGGTCAAGTAACAGTCGATGGATATGACTTAACCGATCCTAAGACAGATGTTGACGCCTTCCGTTCAAATGTCGGAATGGTATTCCAACACTTCAACCTCTTCCCACATATGTCTGTACTTGATAACATCACATTTGCGCCAATCGAACACAAATTGATGGACAAATCTGAAGCTGAAAAAGTCGGCATGGAATTATTGGAAAAAGTTGGATTGGCAGACAAACGCGACGCTATGCCAGACAGCCTTTCAGGTGGTCAGAAGCAACGTGTTGCCATCGCTCGTGCCCTCGCTATGAACCCAGACATCATGCTCTTTGACGAACCAACTTCCGCCCTTGACCCTGAAATGGTCGGAGACGTTCTTAACGTAATGAAAGACTTGGCTGAGCAAGGTATGACCATGTTGATCGTCACACACGAGATGGGCTTCGCCCGCAAGGTTGCTAACCGCGTTATCTTCACGGATGGCGGCGAGTTCCTTGAAGATGGTACACCAGAGCAAATCTTTGACAACCCACAACATCCACGTTTACAAGACTTCCTAGATAAAGTATTGAACGTGTAA